CGAGATCACAAGCGGCACTGCCCATTTGCTGGTCTGGGGCGATACCGTGCACGTTCCCACACTGCAGTTCGAGCATCCACAGGTGGCTTGGGAGTTCGACGGCAACCAGGCCCAAGCGCGCGCTGCGCGGGCGGTTCTTCTCGAAAGACTCTCTGAGGCAAACCATTTCGTAGCCGGTGCGCATCTGGACTCACCGGGCATTGCCCGGGTCAGCCCCGCTGGCACCGGCTACGCGCTGGAATACCTTGCGCCGCCTATCGGCTGATCGAACGTCAGGAATCGGTGGGGCCTCCGACCACGATCATCCAGCCTGCGATCCCCGTCACCGCAAACGCATGGATTCGTTTCATAGCCAGGCACTTTACGCGAGAGCCCGCCCCAACGGGCGCACCCGGCACCGAGTCCGGGGCTGCACGGAAGGGCGGCTATTGGGCGGCGCGGAGGGCGGCGGCGAAGGTGTAGTAGTCGCGCCAGTGGGGACCGGTCGGGGCCAGGATTACTCGGTGGACGCCGGCAGATTCGTAGGTCGCCAATTCGTCGGCAACACGGTAGGGGTCGGTGGAGAGGGTAGGCGCGACGATTGTGATTGCGGGGGCGGGTCTTTGGTGCTGGGCGGCAATGTCGCGAAGTTCGGAGATGGCGGCTGGAAGTTGGTCGAGGGCGGGGTTGATCGGCATCCACGCGTCGCCGTGGATTGCTGCGCGGCGGTGGGCGCGGGAGCTGTTGCCCCCGATAAGGATTGGTGGTACGGGTGCGCCAGGTGACAGGGTGACGTCGAGGTCGGGTGCCAGGGTGGTGGGCTTGCCCGCGATCAGGTCTGGTAGGACGGCGAGGGCATGATCGGTGCGGGTTCCCCGTTCGACAAAGGGCACTCCCGCTGCGCGCCAGCCGATATCGCCGTGGGCTGGGTTTCCGGTGCCGACGCCGAGGAGGACGCGATTGTTCGAGAGTTGTTGCAGGGTGGCGATTTCCTTGGCGGCCCAGGCGACGGGGCGGAGGGCCAGCAGCATTGCGCCGTAGCCGATTCCAATCCGATCGGTGACGGCGGCGGCTGTGGTGAGGGCGATCGTGCTGTCCAGCATCGGCTGGGTGGCGATGAGATGATCGGTGGCCCAGACTGATTCGAGTCCGGATTCTTCGGCGAGCCGGGCGCTGTCTCGGATATCGGATGCGCCGGATTCGGCTTTCCGACTTCCGGAGGTTGGCAGGAATACGCCGAGCTGAACACTCATCGAGTTGCCTCCCATTGTCGATTGATCGTCACCAACGCTAGGCGATAGGGCCGGCATTCCAATGTCCGAT
This sequence is a window from Nocardia yunnanensis. Protein-coding genes within it:
- a CDS encoding LLM class flavin-dependent oxidoreductase — protein: MSVQLGVFLPTSGSRKAESGASDIRDSARLAEESGLESVWATDHLIATQPMLDSTIALTTAAAVTDRIGIGYGAMLLALRPVAWAAKEIATLQQLSNNRVLLGVGTGNPAHGDIGWRAAGVPFVERGTRTDHALAVLPDLIAGKPTTLAPDLDVTLSPGAPVPPILIGGNSSRAHRRAAIHGDAWMPINPALDQLPAAISELRDIAAQHQRPAPAITIVAPTLSTDPYRVADELATYESAGVHRVILAPTGPHWRDYYTFAAALRAAQ